GCGCATACGTAGTGAATGAGTGCACAGTTCTCTTAGAATCAAGCAACACGATATTCTTAGAACTGTCGTCGTTTCATCTGTGAGGCTTTGTAATCAACAGCAAGCTGTTAACTGGAGTGAAGAAAGGTTTTCGGATACGTTTTTTTCTGTCAACGCCAGCATGAAATGGTATTAGAACCAATGGGCAGGTAACTTGagacattttgaaattaattcGAGAAGTACCAATGTTGTAGAATTTATAACTGAAGAAGAAAGCAACGGAAGTGACAGGCTGTCAACGAGATACGTCACCACTTCTACATTTAAAGGTGTGTCGCAGAAATTGAAATATAGTGGTTACGTTCCATGACATTTCAGAGAGAAAATGTGTGTAACTATGGTAAACTGAAATAGAAGGATCTTTCGCTATTTCTAAATTACTTGACCTTAGAGACAATGTTTTATTAAGACTGGCGTAATAAGGAAAAGACATTGTCCTTTAAGTTGCGCATCAAAATCACTGTAAAAGAAGGTAAATATCTTCTGAGTGCCAGTAGTCGAGGCTTCTAATTTCATAGGAATCAGAAGCGTGTGTTATTTACACGATGTCATAGCAACGAGCACTGGTCCGTTATACTCTGATAAAGGCGAATTTGTTGTTAACGACAATGCACACCTAAAGCCATTGGGACGTTAAATCAGAAACGTTGACAGCCATTCTAATGGAAGAGGTGTGAGGATTTTGCGAGTCGATTGTCATCACTGCATTTTAACTAAAGACGCGAGCGAGgagaaatattacatttgtatagtgaAACTAGTAAGGATATCTATAAACAATGAATACATCTACTATCGACGCAACTAACGTGTCGACGTCAACCGAGTCTCCTGAAACTGGTAACAGCGACGTAAGCGACGTAGTTCTCAGAGTCATATATGCTATCGTCGGCACTCTTGGAATCGTTGGAAATTTCATGGTGTGTGTCgtttttatcaatattaagGAGCTAAGGAAAACTTTCACCAATGTATTCATTCTTAACCAATCCTTAATTGATCTCGTGAGTGCAATAATGTTTGTCTCCTTGAAGTTTGGACCGACGtttgatgttattcccaataacCTAACTGGAGATATAATCTGTAAGATATGGATGTCGGAGTACATTCTTTGGGGATTATTTATATCCTCCACCTTCAATCTATCATTTTTGTCGATTGAGAGATATTTGGCAGTCTGTCATCCAGTACTGCATCGTAATAAAATCACCATGACCAAGATCAAAGTTATAGCGGTATGTGCATGGTTTATTGGCTTAATTCGTGAATCGTACTGGCCTACTATGAACTTTAACGAAAACGGGATTTGCAATGTGAAGGAGTGGCCAAACTCTGGTATGCAGAAGTTAGTTGGTTGTGTAGTGTTTCTGACTGAGTACGTCCTACCACTCACTATAATGGGATTCTCCTACGGCAACATCATCTTAGAGCTTCGGCGTCGCTCAAAAAAGCAGACCGAAAATCGTCCTACAGCTCAAACTATTTCCGCTTCGAATCAGATGGGTGAACAAGCCGCAGTTCAAAATCCGGCGGACTCGTCTTCAAGTCGCCAACCAAAGACAAAGGATGACTCCATGAGCCGAGCCCGAAAGAATGTGACAAAGACCATGCTGATTGTGTCAGTCACATTTGTGATTTGTTGGTCACCGGTTTCAATTTCCTTTTTTGTGTATAACCTTGGTGGTTATCTGGACTTTGCAGGTTCCTGGTATTATTTCATGGTTTTGTTAGTCTTCTGTAACATGTGTGTTAACCCTTTCATCTACGCCATCAAATATAAACAGTTCCGTGAGGGAATTCAGAAGATATTCAAATGCAAGAAAAATAGAGTTGACGGAGCCGACGAGTCTGAAATGGAAAATACAAGATCCACCTAGGCGGCATGCTTTAAAAACATTAGTATATAAAAGATTCCcttaaattttgatttaaagATAATACCTATAcaatcttcaaatttcacaatgttttctcGGCGTCTTGTTGAGATTACATACTAAAATGATATTAATACCTTGAGGAAATTGATTAATTTGTAGTATATTCGCTTGCAGTGATAAGATTTAAAAGGCTGTAGTGAACGTGACAAGAAAAATCATAAACATTGCGACTAAGCATAACAATGTCAAACAAAACGTTCACATACTTTTGACCAgattactttttaaaaaaatgattactatcactcactcactctacACAAATGTAATACGTTAGTCGTATTGGCCTCAAATGATAAGATTGTAGTTTCATacaatgcaatgttttttttcacataatGAATGTTTGTAACGCCATCTACGCATATGTATAGGCCTGAATAATAAATATCATGCTAATATTTTAGTGCGGAATATAGGTTTCTATGGAAACCAATATGTCTACACCTTTGCCAAATTCGCGAAATTTCTAGTAAGAGAGATGTAGCCTGGAGAAACTCTTTATTACAACATTTTAGTAAACCTTACAATTatgattaatattaaaatgttttgacaaTTTCGTCGGATACTCTTTCAACCATAGGAAGAAtatatttaaaactaaaatatatttcattggcGTTTCTTCTACCGAATGAATTTCTATATTAAAAAACttaacatttcaatttttttcttcaaaataacgTGTTATGATAATTGTGATAATCTTTGATATGAAAGTGTTAATACATATTCCAAATGTATATTCTTTCTGGAATTAACAACATTTTATTCAAGCTAAGTTTTAATTATATACACGTAATAATGACGTATATGCATATTTTCTGATTCCAGATTTTGGACGATAAGTTCCTAAGGAAACTAGCATTTCAACCTCTGTCCAGTTCATGAATTTCTAGAGAGATGTTTGGACAAACTCTTCATTACAAAAATTCAGTAAATCAATtgattttagaaataaaaatacatatacacgaGATTAATTCCATTTGAATTAAACTTGCAATgttgaaatgttatgttttgaaaaatttaCTCGGATACTTCTTGAACCATCGGAAACTCTAATAAAACTCACAAATGGACTATTGGTGTTTCTTCTACAAGAATAACTTTCTTTATTAAAATACTTCaaatttctttatatatttttttcaacatgaaagtgacattttaatGATGTTTGTGATAACTCGTGACATAAAAAGTGTTATAAATATGCAAGATGTCTGTCCGTTTTAGaattaacaatatatatatatatatatatatatatatatatatatatatatatatatatatatattcacatttatatttatatttatatttatattcagacTATATTTCTAATTATACATGTTATTGTGAGTTTATGTGTAGGCAAATTTGTGGAATATTTTAAAGAGGCATAGGCCAACCCAAGATTATACTCTTTTAAAGATATACTTAATGGCAAACTAGAGagagtatagagtttcaattaggtggcacgATATTTGTTTTATGTCTAGTGCAACGGTTTTTGTTAGAAattgtacaaacaaaatacagacactgatagcgcgcagataaaatgttacattttatctcactgtgatcACAACTTAATAGTGTTGGGTTTTAATCTCCCTTGTCTTATCTGAGAGTCATGTTGAATTATGTTCACACTGTGGTTAAATGTACGACCATGGTAATCGTGGCTTCGGTTTTACTTGGATGGGCACAAACTAAAAACCACTGTTGTTCGGTTCGATGCGGTAGACTACACGAGTGGGTGATATTGGTTCTTCTGCGGTGcaaatctaatcaccctgtgatcggGATAGTGTGAACATCGGAAGTCCCCAAACAGTACACTGTAAGATAATGACTTTCTATCAATAAAACAGCGTCTAGACACGTTATGTGgacattacattgtatgtgtgtgtggtcaCCTGAATAACTACCTTTCAGACCTTTTAGAAACGCCTGCCTACTGAGACTATAGTCAAACAAATATCCattcaatatcatatcaatgttGTATCAATATACCCTGataacattttttgtttgtctttatATTAGTAAACCGTGCTCCCattaccagagtaataacattttatatgtttgcGCGTTATCAGTGTTTGCATTTGGAAACAACTGTATGAGACCTATACAATATTGTGACGCCTAAAGTCTCACTACTATGGTAGTACTTTAAAACTAAACTACTTTCATATGCACGTCCATTTGTCAATATAACTTTGGAAGGTTTACCCGTAATCAAATCATTTATTTGGTTTGCCTAACTGCGATGTTATGGATCTCATGGTCACGAATTATGATTAATCATGTTATAGTTATTGAAACAAACATAATTGTCTACCTGCAACACTTAATTGCCATGGTTGTAATATTATCAGATAGTGTTGTAGCAGTTTTAATGCATTGTATGGTATACTTGATATTAGTGTCTTGTTTATGTTTGGACAAAGAGTCTTTTACAACAAACTGCGCTATCTAAGGACAAGTGtcagttggaaaataaacaTCTACGCCATGCTTAACGTTTCAACTTCCATTCTATACTTCCATTCTATACTTCCATTCTATACTTCCATACGATAGGGAGTAATTGAGAACTAATATCCTTATATTTAAAACCGAACCTGCCAATTATGTGTTACATTATTATGCAATTGAAATTTGTTGGCAGAAGTTTCGAATGAATGAATTCGTCATGGCTACACCAGCATACATGTTTTAATCTTAAGACCAGCAACCTTACTTAGGAGTTCATACAATTTATTCAAGGTCATTGTAGGGCGTCTCTGCTCTATCTCAGATGACAGTCATTTCGGCTACATTGTataaggaatatatatatatatatatatatatatatatatatatatatatatatatatatatatatatatatatatatagcatttgTTACATCCAATCAGTGAAATTGATGAGTTAATGAAATAGTCAGTTTTTAGGTAAGTAAAGGAGTTATCATACAAATTTAAACACAGTATTTCACCATTCAAGATTCCCAGTGTTAAATGTTGTGACATCTTTAAGGTACATCGGTATTGCAGTATGAATTAATGTTTACCACAGTCCACAAGGCAGTCTCAGTCTAAAAATTCCTTTCAACAAATCAGTTAAAAAGTAATTTTATGTCACGAATATTTTCGACCAATAAAATATACTTTCTATATTATTAATGATATTGTCAGATTTTAATTGCCTTTGTTGCTCCTTTCTAATGTAATCTAGCCAATTCTTTGTCGATTTGCCAGATTAATTAATACATTctaaaataaattccaaatgcTTATTTTCTGgatcattttatatttcaattcCGTGTTGTTTCGATTCATACATGGATATCGTTTATACATGATGTTTTAATATAGATATTTCTGCATGAGGTGTGAATTTTCAATATCTAGGTAGTCACCTGTCTTTTAATTATTCAGTTCTACAACGATGCATATTGTATTATGTTTTGGATGTACTCGTggatattttcattaatattcacgtgCGACtgttgaaatatatacatatttataatctCCGCCAGCTCAGTTTTTCTAATCGGGGTTAGCCGTTAAATTTGTATTAGGAACACAGTAAACAAAACGAGCGaagtgcatacatacatacatatatacatacatacatacatacatacatacatacatacacatacacatacatacatacatacatacatacatacatacatacatacatacatacatacatacatacatacatacatacatacatgtacatacatacacacatacatacatacatacatacatacatacatacatacatacatacatacactcacatacatatacactcacatacatacatacatacatacatacatacatacatacatacatacatacatacatacatactatacatacatacacacacatacatacgtacgtacgtacatacatacatacatacatacatacacacacacacacacgcacgcacgcacgcatgcatacatacatacatacatacatacatacatacacaatagtcTTATTATGGTAAGTGGGCCCTCATACCATTGAAATAAGTGGTCGAAGGTTGTATGGAGGTATACGTAAGTGAGAACGATAAGTAAGGAAATTCTTTCTGTGGATACTGACAATATGAATGAAGACACTTAATTACAAGAAAAGCTATAGTCCGATTAGATGAGTATATGATTACAAGAATGTCTTAATCTAATGAATAGATTCAATATGTATAGACCAACTACAAGAGGTCTTTCTGTGTCGATAGTATGTGCATTGCATAGATTTGCAAGATGCAACCTAGAGGCAGATATTTGCCAGATATTTGTGTCATATGAAGCATTACATAAGTTATTTTACTCACTGGAACATGTTTGATCATCACTTTATACTGTGAAGTCTGTAGCATAGCCTTTAGGCAGACTGAGTAAAAGGACGTACCTTTTTGGTACACCCAAATATGACCACTGGCATTAGTatcatagaaaaaaaaatgcccGTATGTTAAATTGTCAACGATATGTGATCCTGTATGGATAGTGACGTGCTTGCCTGGGCGAATGTCAATattgatatgataaaatgtgAGTTATATGTGTAATTACTTAAGAATTACTTAAAatctaaataaaacaaaattgtgtatCAAGTTGGCGCATGATCCTTTTGGAAATATTTAGATGTATCACCAAATGTAGACGTAAAATTGTAATGTCTGGCTATGtttgatattgaaataattgCACATTCTAAGCGAATAAATGTAACTTGATATTTCATGTATATAAACTTACAtgattttttgtattttgtgttctaaggtcacccccccccccagaaaaaaaagaaaagaaaagaaaaaaagaaagttgtttTGTTCCGGTAACCGGACCCACCTTTGCAAAGTCACGCGAGAAATAGGGAGATTTGAAGATGTCATCGCCTCGTGTGACCCCTAATGCAAATCCATATGGAAGGGCTCTAGATAAACAACGGGAAATATAACCTGAACGGGACAAAAAAAGAGTTATAACAAAaatcctacctacctacctacattgtacctacctaccctatccTATCCTATTTTGGAATTGGGCTTTaacggaaccacacaatttttttatttggccaaaTAATATGCAATGCATAAATACGGTATGtacacgcatatatatattcaaGGAGATATTATAATGTCTGGTATATAGAATTGTATTTCGGAGAAGAGATGTTAATGTACCACTAGGCAAAATTCTCTCCTTGTTGAAATCCCTGAAGCATACGAACAGCTTTTCCTGTTTTCCATATGTGTAAACGTAGGGAGAGAGAAGTGTTTACATTGTGCTAAAGAGTCATTGAATTCTGGCACACTCCTCATCAAAAAAGCTACGGATTCAGAGAGTCTAGCACATATTGTTCAACCGAGCCACGTAGCAATCCAAAGCAATACAGACGGCACCAGAGAATGTTGTAATGTACCGTGATAAAGTAGACAGTGTTGGTGAAATCTACATCGTATGCTTTCTAGGTTTTACCTTGCGGCAATACAATACCATGCTACCGGGTTCATTTATTGAAGCCATCTGTCTGTGAATTAATACTAAAAATAACTGTATCGTATTCTGAAACTCTAACTGTTTATGGTAAGTAGTTTAGTGTGTATCAtatgttttattaattttatagTATGTTATATAAGAGAAAAAAATGGCAGGAGctaaacacacatttttttgatgatgatgatgatgatgatgatgatgatgatgatgatgatgatgatgatgatgatgatgatgatggtggtggtggtggtggtggtggtggtggtggtggtggtggtggtggtggtggtggtggt
This window of the Glandiceps talaboti chromosome 16, keGlaTala1.1, whole genome shotgun sequence genome carries:
- the LOC144447746 gene encoding galanin receptor 2b-like, whose amino-acid sequence is MNTSTIDATNVSTSTESPETGNSDVSDVVLRVIYAIVGTLGIVGNFMVCVVFINIKELRKTFTNVFILNQSLIDLVSAIMFVSLKFGPTFDVIPNNLTGDIICKIWMSEYILWGLFISSTFNLSFLSIERYLAVCHPVLHRNKITMTKIKVIAVCAWFIGLIRESYWPTMNFNENGICNVKEWPNSGMQKLVGCVVFLTEYVLPLTIMGFSYGNIILELRRRSKKQTENRPTAQTISASNQMGEQAAVQNPADSSSSRQPKTKDDSMSRARKNVTKTMLIVSVTFVICWSPVSISFFVYNLGGYLDFAGSWYYFMVLLVFCNMCVNPFIYAIKYKQFREGIQKIFKCKKNRVDGADESEMENTRST